The Chlorocebus sabaeus isolate Y175 chromosome 1, mChlSab1.0.hap1, whole genome shotgun sequence genome includes a region encoding these proteins:
- the ANKRD49 gene encoding ankyrin repeat domain-containing protein 49 yields MEKEKGNDDGIPDQENSLDFSEHFNQLELLETHGHLIPTGTQSLWVGNSDEDEEQDDKNEEWYRLQEKKMEKDPSKLLLWAAEKNRLTTVRRLLSEKATHVNTRDEDEYTPLHRAAYSGHLDIVRELIAQGADVHAVTVDGWTPLHSACKWNNTRVASFLLQHDADINAQTKGLLTPLHLAAGNRDSKDTLELLLMNRYVKPGLKNNLEETAFDIARRTSIYHYLFEIVEGCTNSSPQS; encoded by the exons atggaaaaagaaaaaggaaatgatgatGGAATACCAGACCAAGAGAATTCCTTGGATTTTTCTGAACACTTTAACCAACTTGAATTGTTGGAAACACATGGACACCTTATTCCTACTGGTACTCAAAGTCTTTGGGTAGGCAATTCTGATGAAGATGAGGAGCAAGATGACAAAAATGAAGAGTGGTATcgattgcaagaaaaaaaaatggaaaaagaccCAAGCAAATTGCTTCTTTGGGCTGCTGAAAAAAAtcgg cTAACTACAGTGCGGAGACTACTTTCTGAAAAGGCCACTCATGTGAACACTAGGGATGAAGATGAGTATACCCCTCTTCATCGCGCAGCCTACAGTGGACACTTAGATATTGTCCGGGAGCTCATTGCACAGGGGGCAGACGTTCATGCAGTGACTGTGGATGGCTGGACGCCCCTGCACAGTGCTTGTAAGTGGAATAATACCAGAGTGGCTTCTTTCTTACTGCAGCATGATGCAGATATCAATGCCCAAACAAAAGGCCTCTTGACCCCCTTGCATCTTGCTGCTGGAAACAGAGACAGCAAGGATACCCTAGAACTCCTCTTGATGAACCGTTACGTCAAACCAGGGCTGAAAAACAACCTGGAAGAAACTGCATTTGATATTGCCAGGAGGACAAGTATCTATCACTACCTCTTTGAAATTGTGGAAGGCTGTACAAATTCTTCACCTCAGTCTTAA